From the Elgaria multicarinata webbii isolate HBS135686 ecotype San Diego chromosome 19, rElgMul1.1.pri, whole genome shotgun sequence genome, the window GGCCAAGTCAGGAGGCCTCTCAGCCTGGGGCCTTTCGCGATCCCCCTCCGTCCCCTGCGCTTCTGAGGACTTGCTCCAAAAGGGTTCCCTCCACCCCTCAACCAGCTAGACTCACAGCATCGGCTTTGGCCTTATTTACAGTACGAGGAGGGCAAAATGCAGAAGCGGCATCTCAGGGGCGTCGGTGCTGATGGCAGCCCGGAAGCAGAGGGAGAGGAACCAAAGCCGCAGTGCCTTTGTCGGCAGGAGGTGGGGGAAGCGAGCGCAACAGCCCGCTGTCCAAACCCGGGGCCTCGGCACCGCTTGAAGACGGCCGTCCCGGCCGTTGCGATCCCCTGGCGCCCGCCGAGAACGCCCCAAGAGTCTCTCCTAATCCACGCACACGGCTCAGGTGGCAAAGGCCGGAGAGGTGTCCTTGGGGGCTGCCCCACAATTGAGAAAAAGACCTCAGCTGTCAAAGGTGGATCTGCTGGCAGGAGGGACACTGTCTGCCGCTCGGTACCAGGGtggagcaggaggaaaggaatggAGTCGCCTGGAAAAGGACGCGGCCGGCTGCCTGACCGGGAGCACCCCACGCTGCAACGACACTCCGTTGCAGGTCTTGCGTGTTATGTACGGAGAGGTATCAGAGGGGAAGTGGGGCCACCctgccagccctgctgaaagacctaggcctcgtctacaccccaagcaggatattgcagtatgaaagcggtctatggtctgtgtcaatgggccccaacagttgtcagtgcatttcaacaccgctataaagctgtagtgtggctcctgcctttcatataccactttcatactgcaacatcctgcttggtgtagaggaggccTTGGTTCTACTCCTcgtccctcctcatccctttttccttgcgtgCCGTGTCTTTTTTTAACCTTGCACCCCAGAATTGCCTCgttttactgattgcatgtaagcTGCTCAGGGAGGATTTTTAGCTGAGGAGCAGGACGAAAAGACTTGAAATGAACAAATACTAAAAATAACTGCAAGAACGAAATAATAAAAGTTCCCTGCGCCTGCCCGCTGCCGCCCAGCCCTTCGTCAGGACCACGGTGCCGCCACACTTACAGGCCACTTCCCGCCGGCGCAGTTGCTCCGCCTCCTCCTGGGTGATGGCCATCAGCTGCTCCATCCGGATCCTAGGAGCAACGAGGGGGGGGGTTAGCTGCCGCACGAGCCGCCCTGCCTCTTCCCACCCGGCGGCGTCGACAGATCAGGGCTGAAGGCCCGTCGAGTCCGCCGCCCGCTTTCCGTGTCTGCCGCAGGAATCCTCTTCGGAGGAGGAGCTGGAGCTCCGGGAGATGAAGACTATTGAGCGGGCGAGGGGCAGCCCACGGCGGGACCAGGAGGAGCCCGGTCCCTTGCGGGAGAGGGCTGTGGATCCTTCCCCGCAAGGAGGAGGGGAGCTCCACCTCTGAGATGGGGGCTCAGCGGCCCCCGAGAGCAGTGATGTCTCCAGAGGGCAGACGCTCTCGAGGGCCACATTCCTGGGGTGGGCGGAGCTAAGAGTGAAAGGTGGGCGGggtcaaaataccagcctatGTTAGCTGAGAGCTCTCCCTGCCTGTAAGAAAGCCTGAGGGGGGTGTTTTTACTggttagaatgggggggggggatgaacatAAGCAGGGACATCTGTgctgggggggagagaaagggggcgtTGCCCCATGGGAACCCGGGGGGGGCACATTTGGACCCCAGtatggaggttctgcacccctggcggAGGGGCTGGGACTCTGaaagccgctgcccccccccacgcCAGTGGGACCCACTCACCGATCGTTCTCTAAGGATTTCAGGATCTCGGAGCTCTGCTTTTGCCTAGGAAGACGAATCAAGGAAGAACGGCGGCAGAGGGGAAAGGTCAGGCGACAGGAGGGTCCCAGGCCACCCAGCTCCCAGGACAGCCGCCCCGCCTCCGCCCAGCACCGCCTCTGACCTCTGGTTCTCTTCCAGCAGCTTCTGGATGCGGCCCGCCACGCCCTGCTccatctgcttcagctgctccaGCAGCCGCAGGCGGTCCTCTCCCAAGCGCTGCTGGTGCCGGGTCAGGCCCTGCTCCAGCCTCACCTGCTCCTGGGGCCAGAGAGAACCCAGAGCTCACTCTCCGGGGTGGGTTTCAACCTCTGACCTGAAGGGCCAATCCCCCGAACACCCCAGCTTTCCCCCCCTGGCCATTGGTGTGGGTTCTCCCACTCCGTTCTGAAAAGGTTAGACCGCCTCCTTTAAGGCTTACAGCGGGGGTGCGGAACGTCAGGCtggtgggccaaatctggccctcgagggccacacacccctttccctggccccacccctttcctccaaggaaagaTCCCTGGGTGGCTTCCTGGCTCCTTATGCAGGTTTTTCCTCCTAAAAACAAGGCCGAAacgcctctcccaaggctttatCGCcggtaagagctttcagctacaactGGGCAGGGTTTGGGGCCCCGCCCACCccagaatgtggcccccaagagcttctccgaactGGATccgaccctcaggctgaaagaggttcgacgCCCccgctccagcctcttgatcatctCAGTTGCACCTTCCCCAACTCTGTGATATCCGTTCCTGGGCCGCAGGGAGCACAACCGTAACGCAGCGTTCCGGGTGGGGTCGGCCGGCGGCTTAGAGAGCAACTTTGGCAGGGCTGTGCCCCAAGGCGCTTCCAGTCTCAGCAGTGACAACCGCCAGACAGGGGAAGGAACGAGAGGAGAGACGAGGGGAAGAACAGGGAGGGGATTACCTCCTTCATGCTCTGGAGAATTTCCCCTTTCTGGGCGTTGCTCTGGTGCATCAGCTGCGCCTGACCCCTCTGCTCCAGGTCCAACCAACGCTCAAATTCCAGCTTCTCTCGCATCTTCTGCTCCTGAGAGACCGGCAAAAGAGCTTCGTCAAATCGCACGCCAACACAGAGGCCCACGGGGTCCTGCCCGCTCTGGCAGCTTGGAGGACTGGAAACTTTGTGCAAAATAAATACACGAATAACGGCAGCCTCCGCCCCACGCCACAAAACTAACATTGCCAAGGAGAAAGCTAGGGCAGAGCTCCCTTCTCTGCTAGTTTTCTGTCTGCGGGGGCTATTCCATCACTGCGAGTGGCCACGCACGGACGTAAACGCTGTGACGCCTGGCGAACCCAGAGAGGGAACGGAATGGGCGGAGGAAGCCCGCTGAAGGGCCCGCCGAGAAAGAGGGGGCAGAGGAATGCAGGCTGCTTACCTTCCGCTTCTCGTAATCCATGAATTTATTCTGAAAAGGAAATCAAAACAAGGGACCTGAGCCTGAAATTCTCTGGGCCGTCTCCATAGGTCGTGCAGCCCAGGCGCCCGGCCAGTCTACCCTCACCGTTCCGGGGAAGAAGTGACCAATGTTGCTTCTTCGCAACCGGTATTCAGAGGTGGACGTCCTTctccctcctcatccccttttccttgcgtACCGTGTCTTTTTCAATGTCCTCGGGATGTGGCAGTTTTAATACCACCAGCGTTCGCTTATAGCCCCTCtgagtggaggcgggtggctccgatgtcagtggggtggtgaatccactctgggtttcagtcggaaccggccagaactctaaaggaagcaCCTTGAGAtccctgctggttctgactgaaacccggagcggattcaccgcccgaGCTCCCTTAAGAGTTTTAGCTCCACTTCGCCGCAAAACCCGAGCTCCGAGGGCATTCCAAGGAAGGTTTTCCATACACCTCCGACAGCCCCCACCTGCTCCGGCACTCACCTGCCACTCGGCGTCGTTCTCCGCATAGCTACAGACTGCCCTGCTGACCCCGTCCACTGCCATGTCCCCTCCGTCGCTTTCTAACACCGGGAGCAGGTACTGCGAGGGCGAATTGTACTCGATCCCCAATACTAGAAGAAAGCAGTAGCGTGGGAGCTCAGGGCATCTCCTCAGCCTTGGAGTTCGGAGCTTGGGCACGCGacttttcttttagcttcacCCACTTCGCCTTCGGGGAAACGGGCGTTTCGTgattggccccgcccaccacgcTCACCTCCGCACAGAAACTGCTGGACGGCCTCCGTGCCGGCGCTGCAGATTTCATCCGGCGGGTAGGTCATGGCCGAAGCGTCCAGGGTCAGCGTCTGCAGGAGAGACACGGGCCCGTTCAGAGCGGCGATTCAGCCAGGCGGCGCCGGGCTGGCTTTGCACCCGGCTGTCTCCGCAGGCAGAGAAGCGTCGCCTCGGCCCGTCCTGACTCGATCCCAGGAAGGGCGCCCCACGGTGCACCGGCAGGAACTCCGGAAGGGGCAAATCTAGAGCCGACCGGCTCAGTATCGCCCCACACAAAAGAAGCCCAGCTCCAAGCaaagccaaaataataataataataataataataataataatagcagcagcagcagcttatgGCGCGTACCTCCAGCGTCCGGATGTGAGCCATCACCGACGGCAACTCTCGCACCAGGTTTTCGCTGATGTCCAAGGTCCGCAGGCTACGCAGGCCGCCCAGCGTGTCTGGCAGCACCTTCAACTTGTTGGCTGCAGGCGAGAGGCAGGACCTGAAGCTCGTGCAGAAGGCAGCGGCCAGGCCACGGAGTGAGGTGCGCATATTACGCCTGTGCTGCCGTCTGCCGTTTAGCTGGGCTGAAGGGGCTGGTATTCGTTCACAGAGCCCCGTACCACTCAGGATGAGGCTCCCCAGGGCACATCTCTCCCCTAAAACAGGCTCCCAGGCCACTACGATCTTCAGGGGAGACCCTGGTGTCTGTGTGGCGGCCTGCAGCCACCCCCGCCCAGTGGGACGGTCTCCCCTCCAAAGCCTCCGTACTGGCACGTTTTAGACACTTCTCCGCCATGAATTTGCCcgatcccccttttaaagccatccaacttggtggccatcaccacatcttgcggtagtgagttccacagtttaactcggCGCTGTgggaagaggtccttcctttcgCCCAccccgaatctcccacccatcagcttcatggcatgacaatactgggttccagtattttgagagagagagagagaaatgtctccctgctcacgttctctacaccaggcatcattttgtccacctctgtcctgtctccccttacttgccatTTCCCCAAGCTGAGCAATGccatctgttgtaaccttccctcaggggACAGtcgctccagcccctggatcagcACTAAATACGTTGCAAACCACGCCAACGTTTGACACCAGGCCTGgttcttctcattttaaaaacgtGGAGACTCAGGGGCCTAACCTGGGAACCTTTGGTCTGCAAAGGAGGTGTTCCGTCATAGAGGCATGTTCCCCCGACACACACAGACTTTAGGAACGAGCCGCCTTCAAACCCAGCAGCGCCTCAGCCTACCTTTCAGATTAAGGCTTTGGAGCTGGGCGAGGTCACCGACAGAATCCGGCAGCGCCTTCAATAAATTCTTTTCAACATTCAGGACCTGGGAAGAGCAGAGAGAAgagatgaaattattattattattattattattattattacatttatttgtatcccgacttttgcccaatgctgggcctcaaggcagccttacaaagtttaaaatatccatgtgggggggggagggaaacaaaaccataaacaattaaaaaatacacaacaaaattacaagacattaacatagatggagggccagattattctccaaacaCCTGCTGGAACTaacaagttttcgcctgcttccgaaagcccatcaaggagggagccagactagcttccccgggaagagagttccagagcaccggagcagccaccgagaaggccctctcccatgttcccaccaagcgtgcctgtgaagacggtgggactgaaagaagggcttctccggaagatctcaaagcaggggcaggctcataagggagaatatggtctttcaaataacctggacccaaaccatatagagcttGAAAGAGGGCCACACAGCTGACCCAGGCTGAGGGCAAGAGAACGCCTCACGTTGACATCTCGGTACGTGGAGCTGTGGCAGAAGGGGGATGGGAATCGAGGTAACGCCCAAAATTTAGCTAATGGCAAAGCCACAATCTCTGATTTTTATAAAACGTGGCACGGTTTTGTTGCTTActagcattaattaattaatgcattttaaaagccaaatcaCTCCAAGGGGGGACTTATTTAGCATGCCATTTCAGGCGTCTAGTTTTCGTGGTCTTGGTGCGACGGCAGTGACggatggacggacggacagacggaCGCACGCATTCTCTTTTATGATGATATATCTACAACCGCCCAGAAGAAATGGTTCTGAAATGGCTCCCAGGCCAGCAACGCCTCTTTACCTGGAGAGACGTCAGCAGACCGATATCAGCAGGAAGTGAGGTCAGCTGGTTGTCATGAAGATCCAAAACCTGGAAGAGAAGAGAGGTTAAAACGGCCGTCATTCGTCTGCCCAAAACGGGGGGACCCTGGCGGGAGTTCCCAAGATACCTTCACGGTGATGAGGTTCAGGAGGATGCAGGATTTGGGGACCAGAGAAGTCAGGCAGTTGGTGTGAGCGATCAGGACCTGAGCAAGAAAAGGACGGGAAGAAGATGGTCAcactgcaggatcgccttctcccgtacaatccgccccacacactcaggtcctctggggagaacttccttcagtcggccaaaactaggctgacgacGGTTACCCAGagttccttctcttctgccgcccccagactgtggaacggcctgccggaggagagtcGTCAACTTAACtgtctctccgagtttaagacagctgtaaagaccagcctcttccggcaggcccgcctagatgaattttaaaccaagaattttaagaggccttgattgttttttgatattgtattggttttataggctttttaaaataattgtatgtatttgatttatattgtattgtactaatgttgttctctgccttgattgaaagggagagatgggtaagaaatattattattattattattattattctctcggCTTCagttatggctctccagatgtgctgaactacaacccccagggTCCCCCAGCCATGCAcccaaggcatctggagggcaggagATTATGGAAAGCTGGGcttaattcagccttcctcaacctggggcgctccaaatgtgttggactgcatctcccagaatgccccagccagagctggctggggcattctgggagttgtagtccaacacatctggagcgccccaggttgaggaaggctggcttagatggTCTCCAAGATGATCCGCATCGGGTTGGAAAGGCTGCGGCCATTTCGAAGCATCCGAGCTCCACTCTGGGAGCCGGCCAAATCCTCCACCCTGCTGGATATGCACCTCAGTGGAACCTGCCTCTCTGTGGCACACAGCAAAGGTCGCCTCGTGGGTGTGCAGGTCTTTACCTTTCAGTCCTTTGGAGCTTTTGTgttcattgttattattaattacttATTACTACAtagatatcccgcctttttcctcttgcaagggacccaaggtggcttacgtgcgcctcctcctcctcctctccatttcgtcctcacaacaaccctgtgaggtgggttaggctgaaagtcccAAAATCACCCAGCGAGCTCCATGGGTGGGCGAgcaggggactagaacccggatctcccgagtcctagTCCGTccctctaaccaccacaccatcCTGGCTAATATCTCGGTAACACGGCTCTTACCTTCTTCTGCAGGACTTTACAGGTGGCAAAGGCTCCGTACGGAAGCTAAACGCAAAAGAAACCAAATCTCGGTCACATAAAACAGAACGAAAAGAACCAGAATGAGTTAGAAGGGATTCTTCAAACTGATTCGTTGATTCCCCCAATCTGGGTCCATCTTGATATGttggactgctactcccatcatccccagggaATGaagggacttgcagtccaatgcatctggagggcactggctggggatgatggaggttgcattccatcagatctggagggcactggctggggatgatggaggttgcagtccaacacatccagagggccccaagttgggaaAGGGCGACTCAAGATCTATGAGTGGAATATGACACCTTCCCAACGGAGACTCAGGCCCCTGGGAAATTGACCTGTGCCCCCTGAGAAATAGATCCGGGGCCCCGGGGAAATACAGTCAGGGTCAGGGCTCCGGCCTAGCACATTGCCAGCACTCTCGCACCCTACCCAACCTGCCTAGCTCGCCATTTGGGGGGCTCAGCGCGGTGGAGAACGTACCTCAGAGAGTTCGCATTTGGATATATCGAGGATATCATCAGCCCCCGCTTCCTTTGCCTGTGGAGGGACAGAAACGGTGAGCGTCGCTTGCCAGGCGGTCCTTTGCGCCCGTGGGCAGCTTTTCATCGCAAACGCTTGTTGCAACTGACGCAAAAATCAAAGCCAAGTGGCGCGCACGAGGGCCCCGCTCCCGCTTGGTCCATGGGGTGCGCCCCATGCCCTGCACAGACGGGGCTAGGTGTGACCTCTTGCAAGCAATTGAGGGCAAGAGAGGGTCATGGACGCTGGCTCCGCTGTCCTTCCCCCCCGTCCCTCGGGGAGGCAGGGTTACAAGAGGGAGGCTGGGCGCCAGTCTTGCCAAGGAGCTGTCggagggggggggtgtcccctCATTTCAGCTCGTACTTTCCTCTGCAGAGGGTGACCGGCCCATCGGTTCCTACGCAGCCTGGCTTCACATCTTCACGCTCTCAGGAAGAGGGTTTACACCACCTGGGGCTATTGGCCCACCTGACTTGGCACGGCTCACCCTAGGGGAGTTGAAACTCAGGTCCACGAGTGAAACCGATGTGCCCTAACcttcctgcttgcgggtttcctgtgggcatccgatt encodes:
- the LRSAM1 gene encoding E3 ubiquitin-protein ligase LRSAM1, translated to MMLFFRKRKPSDEARKRLEYQMCLAKEAGADDILDISKCELSELPYGAFATCKVLQKKVLIAHTNCLTSLVPKSCILLNLITVKVLDLHDNQLTSLPADIGLLTSLQVLNVEKNLLKALPDSVGDLAQLQSLNLKANKLKVLPDTLGGLRSLRTLDISENLVRELPSVMAHIRTLETLTLDASAMTYPPDEICSAGTEAVQQFLCGVLGIEYNSPSQYLLPVLESDGGDMAVDGVSRAVCSYAENDAEWQNKFMDYEKRKEQKMREKLEFERWLDLEQRGQAQLMHQSNAQKGEILQSMKEEQVRLEQGLTRHQQRLGEDRLRLLEQLKQMEQGVAGRIQKLLEENQRQKQSSEILKSLENDRIRMEQLMAITQEEAEQLRRREVASAMQQMLSETYKNKLLQMAYESRRQDLVNQACSSLARMDQKFQQILAWQQLDQNKAISQILQESEMQKAAFEALQVKRDLMHCQIRNQIKLIERELLQLTQLELKRQQLDTEAMQEVVADQRRALTYLLQQLLKEKRQREEELQAILGELEAKSETKQENYWLIQYQRLLDQKPLSLRLQEEGLERQLIKLLTDLSAEKYVPIFAHHRVSLEMLSAMIPGDLAKMGVAETGLQHSIIRKAREIHAVAQTIPELLKPEEEVLPSAPGRSEEPADAPSAPPPEEHRCECVVCMEQEAQVVFLNCGHVCCCQTCSEALSTCPLCRKDIVQRIRLFHSG